AATTGGCGCTGCAGAACCGGTGGAGGAGATTGGAAAGCTGATTCACACCATAAACCCTAATATTATTTTTCATGTAGACGGAATTCAGGCTTACGGAAAATATATAATCCGCCCTAAAAAGCAGGGCATTCAGCTGTTATCCGCCAGCGCCCATAAGTTTCACGGACCTAAAGGCGTAGGCTTTCTCTACATTGACGAGAAGGTGAAAATCAAGCCTTTCATATATGGGGGAGGACAGCAGAAAAATCTAAGGTCAGGTACGGAAAATGTGCCGGGAATCGCCGGAATGGGTTTGGCTGCAAAGGAGGCATATACAAATTTTGAGGGAAAAAGGGACCATCTTTGCCAGCTGAAGGACTATATGCTGGAAAGAATAAAAGAGATAGAGGGAACTTATGCCAACAGCTATCCAGGATTAGAAAGCGCCCCTCAGGTAGTCAGCATAAGCTTTGAGGGAGTGAGAAGCGAGGTGCTGCTTCACGCCTTGGAGGACAAGGGGATTTACGTTTCCTCCGGGTCAGCCTGCTCCTCAAATCACCCGGATGTAAGCGGAACCTTACAGGGGATTGGAGTGAAAAGAAGTTTGTTAGATGCCACTTTGCGGTTTAGCTTTGGCAGATTTAATACAAAGGGAGAAATAGATTATTGTATCGACGTTTTAAAGGAGCTGCTTCCTGTGCTGCGCCGGTACCAGAGAGGATAAAGTATGGTATTTAAATCATTTTTAATTAAGTATGCAGAAATCGGAACAAAGGGAAAAAACAGATATTTATTTGAGGACGCTTTAATTAAGCAGATTCGCCACGCCCTTAAAAATGCGGAAGGCTCTTTTAAGGTTTCCAAGGAATCCGGCAGAATCTATGCAGAAGCTGAGTCAGAGTATGATTACGACGAGGTGATTCAGGCTTTAAAAAGGGTGTTCGGCATTGTGTGGATATGCCCTATGGTGCAGATTGACAATAAGGATTATGAAAATCTGAAAAAAGAAATCGTAGCTTACATGGATGAAATGTATCCTGATAAACATATTACATTTAAGGTGGACGCCAGAAGAGGGGATAAGCAGTACCCTTATACTTCAGAGCAGATTAACAGGGATATGGGAGAAGTGATTTTAAATGCTTTTCCTGATATTAAAGTGGATGTGCATAAGCCGGATGTAATGGTTCACATTGAGGTCAGGACAAAGGTAAATATTTATTCTCTTATGGTACCAGGCGCCGGCGGTATGCCTATTGGAACAAACGGGAAGGCTATGCTTTTGCTGTCAGGAGGAATCGACAGCCCTGTGGCCGGCTACATGATCGCTAAACGAGGGGTTAAAATTGATGCCGTTTACTTCCACGCTCCGCCATACACAAGTGAAAGAGCAAAACAGAAGGTAGTTGATTTAGCCAGACTGGTAGCCAGATATTCCGGGCCTATACAGCTGCACATTGTAAACTTTACAGACATTCAGCTGTACATTTACGATCAGTGTCCCCATGAAGAGCTGACGATTATTATGCGCCGCTATATGATGAAAATTGCAGAGCGCATTGCTAAGGAAACCGGCTGTATCGGCTTGATTACAGGCGAAAGTATTGGACAGGTGGCCTCTCAGACTATGCAGTCTTTGGCTGTGACAAACGAAGTGTGTACTCTGCCTGTTTACAGGCCTTTAATTGGATTTGACAAACAGGAAATTGTAGATGTGTCAGAAAAAATAGACACCTTTGAGACGTCGGTGCTTCCTTATGAAGATTGCTGCACCATTTTTGTGGCAAAGCATCCTGTGACAAAGCCAAATCTGAATGTGATTAAGAAATCAGAGACAAAGCTTCAGGAAAAAATAGATGAAATGATGGAAGAAGCTGTAGCTACAGCAGAGGTGGTTTGGTGTGATTCCATGCCTTAGATTGTCAGGGCTTTGGATTTTTCGGCGGCTTTTAAATCAAAAAAGAATCCTGCAAAGCAGGATTCTTTGACCAGCCGGCTTTTTAGAAAGTTTATATTACTGAACAATATATGGTGTCAGAACCTGAAGAATATCCTCAACACCTGATTCAGCATGAATATTCAGGTCAATAGGCTTTGACAAATCCAGGCTGAAAATACCCATGATGGATTTTGCATCGATTACATATCTTCCTGATACTAAATCAAAATCAACGTCAAATTTAGTTAAATCATTTACAAAAGATTTAACTTTGTCAATAGAATTTAAGCAAATACGAACTGTTTTCATGTACAAAAACCTCCTTATATGTGGCCTTTAAAATTTGGCCCATTTATAGTTCAATACTATATAAATATAGAAAAAAAGTCAATAGAAAGATTGCATGAAAATGGATACAGAGAAAGGAGTAAAGGATGAAAAAGGCGGCCCTTCACAATTTAGGGTGTAAAGTCAACGCATATGAAACAGAAGCTATGGAGCAGATGTTAGAACAGGCCGGGTATGAAATCGTGCCCTTTGCTCCAGGGGCAGACGTGTACATAATCAATACCTGCTCTGTCACTAACATTGCAGACAGAAAATCCAGACAGATGCTTCACAAGGCAAAAAAAATGAATCCTGATGCAGCAGTAGTAGCAGTAGGCTGCTATGTCCAGGCGGCAGGTAAGGAGCTTATAAAGGACGAGGCTATAGATCTGGTGATAGGAAACGACAGAAAAAATGAGCTGATTCATATTCTGGAGGAGCATTTTTCTGCTCAAAAGGATGCGGATATTATTGAAATTGGCAACTCCAGAGAATATGAGGAGCTTCACATAGATAAAATCAGCGATCACACCAGGGCCTTTATTAAGGTGCAGGACGGGTGCAACCAGTTTTGCAGTTACTGTATTATTCCCTACACCAGAGGCAGAGTAAGAAGCCGCAGGCCTGAGTCTGTTGAAAGCGAAATCAGAGGTTTGGCTCATAAGGGGTATGAGGAAATTGTGCTGACGGGCATTCATTTAAGCTCTTATGGAACAGATTTTCCAAAAGAGGAGCAGATAAGCCTCCTTCAGCTGATTCAACAGCTTCACAATATAGAGGGAATTAAAAGAATTCGTTTAGGTTCCTTAGAACCTAGAATTGTAACTGAAGAATTTGCCAGGGCCTTGTCTGACATGGAAAAAATCTGCCCTCATTTTCACTTGTCACTGCAAAGCGGCTGCGACTCTGTGCTAAAAAGAATGAACCGCAGATATACTACAGAAGAATATTTAGAGGGGTGCAGAATATTAAGAAAATATTTTTCTCATCCGGCAATTACTACAGATGTAATCGTAGGGTTTCCGGGAGAGACAGAAGAGGAATTTGAGACCACAAAAAGATTTTTGGAGACAGTTCATTTTTACGAGATGCATGTATTTAAGTACAGCAGGAGAAAAGGAACCAGGGCGGATCAAATGGAAGGACAGGTGGCGGAAAGTGTGAAAGCTGCCCGCAGCGACAAACTTTTAAAGCTGGAAAAAAAGATGTCAGAGGAATTCCGAAAAGATTATATTGGCCGGGAACTGGAAATACTTTTGGAGGAAGAAAAAGAACTGGATAACAGAAAATATTTTGTAGGCCACACAAAAGAATATGTGAAGGCGGCTATTCCGAAAGAGCAGTTTAAAACCAGGGGATTTGTAAAGGGAAAGGCTGTAAAAATGATAACTGATGATATTCTGCTTTTAGAAGTTTGAAATATTTTCCTTTACGAATAGGAAATTATAGGTTAGAATGATAAAGAACAGTTAAAGGACGTGAGTAAAATGGGCGATATTCATAACACACAATATTTTAAAACAGTACAGGATAATAAGATGGATGTAAGCCAGATTTTAGAGCAGGTATATGTTGCCCTGACAGAGAAGGGATACAATCCTATCAATCAAATAGTCGGCTACATTATGTCCGGTGATCCTACTTATATTACAAGCCACAAAAATGCCAGAAGTCTGATTATGAAGGCAGAGCGCGATGAGATTCTGGAAGAATTAATGGCGGTGTATATTGATACTAAGCTGAAATAGGGGAGAAAAGGCTTTCTCTCTGCAAAAGATACGTGCGAAAAAAGGGCTGCTGTTCTCTAAATTATAATGGAGGCGGTAGTCCCTAATAAATTTACGGCAAAAAAGGTTGGCAGCGTCCGGCTGATTTTAGCGTGGAAAAAAACGGAGATAATAAAATAATATGAGAATTATGGGGCTGGACTATGGTTCCAGAACAGTAGGGGTGGCAGTCTGCGATCCTTTAGGGATTACAGCTCAGGGAATTGAGACAATTACAAGAGAAGATGAAAATAAGCTGAGAAAAACATTTCGCAGAATTGAAGAATTGGCAGAGCAGTACCAGGTTGAAAAAATTGTCCTTGGGTATCCTAAAAATATGAATAATTCCGCAGGAGAGCGGGCGGAGAAGACAGAAGAGTTTATGGCTGCTTTGGAGAGAAGAACAGGGCTGCCGGTAGTGCTTTGGGACGAGCGTCTGACAACTGTTGCAGCAAATCGCGTGCTGATGGAAAGCGGAGTCCGCAGAGAAAATAGGAAAGATGTGATTGACAAGATAGCTGCAGTATTGATTCTGCAGGGATATCTGGATTCATTACAGGAGAAATGAAATGGCAAATGAAGAGAAAAAAATTACCATGGAAACTGATACAGGGGAAAGAGTAGAATTCTACGTGCTGGAAGAAACTAAAATTAACGGAAAAAATTATCTTCTTGTAACAGATGCAGTGGAGGAAGATGAGGACGGCGAATGCTATATTCTGAAGGATATGTCAAGGGCAGAAGAGGCGCAGGCCGTTTACGAATTTGTAGAAGATGATGATGAAATAGACTATTTATACCGGATTTTTTCAGAGTTACTGGAGGATGCCGGTGTGGATATAGAGAAGTAAAAGATATCAGAACGGAGGATAGTATGGACCAGGAAAGCGTGAAAGAGCTGTTGAGAAAAAAGGGATTAAAGGTAACTGCTCAGAGAATGATGGTACTGGAGATTATGGCGGAACATCCAGGTGAGCATTTGACAGCAGAAGAAATCTACGACCTGGCCAGAACAACCAGCCCGGATATTGGACTTGCAACAATTTACAGAACAGTTCAGGTTTTGGTGGAGCTGCAGCTGATTGATAAAGTAAGCTTTGACGATGGAATCGCCAGATATGAGCTGGGAGAGCAAAATGCAGACGCCAGACATCACCACCATCACGCCATCTGTACAAAATGCGGAAAGGTATTTTCTTTTGAGGACGATTTACTGGAAAACCTGGAAAAAGCATTGAGAGACAGCATAGGCTTTGAGGTGGTGGACCATGAGGTGAAATTATACGGATACTGTGCAGCCTGCCGGGAAAATACGGATGATAGGAAAGAGAAGTAAAACAAATTGATTTGGAGGTATTAGATTGAAGAAACAAAATAATAAAGAGGCAAAGGTGAAAATTATTCCTCTGGGAGGTTTAGAACAGATTGGAATGAACATCACAGCCTTTGAATACGAGGACAGCATTATTGTGGTGGACTGCGGTCTTGCATTCCCTACTGACGATATGCTGGGAATTGATCTGGTAATACCAGATGTAACTTATTTAAAACAAAATATACACAAGGTGAAGGGATTTGTGATTACTCACGGCCATGAGGACCATATTGGCGCCCTGCCTTATATTTTACAGGAAATCAACGCTCCTGTGTATGGCACAAAGCTGACTATAGGACTGATTAATAATAAATTAAAGGAGCATAATCTGCTTCGCAATACAAAGAGAAAAGTAGTAAAACACGGACAGTCCATAAACTTAGGCTGTTTCCGCATTGAGTTTATAAAAACAAACCACAGCATCGCAGACGCGTCAGCCCTGGCTATTTTTACTCCTGCAGGGATTATTCTCCACACAGGAGATTTTAAAATTGATTACACCCCTGTATTTGGCGAGGCGGCGGATCTGCAAAGATTTGCAGAGCTGGGCAAAAAGGGCGTTTTAGCTTTAATGTGCGACAGCACCAATGCCATCCGCCCAGGCTTTACTATGTCAGAGAGAACTGTGGGAAGAACCTTTGACACTATTTTTAATGACCACAGAAACAGCAGAATTATTGTGGCCACATTTGCTTCCAATGTGGACAGGGTGCAGCAGATCATTAACTCTGCGTATAAATACGGCAGGAAGGTAGTAGTAGAAGGCCGAAGCATGGTAAATGTTATCGGAACAGCCAGCGAGCTGGGGTATATTAATATTCCAGACGGCACCTTAATTGAAATTGAACAGCTGAAGAATTACAAGGATGAACAGACTGTGCTGATTACCACAGGAAGCCAGGGGGAATCTATGGCGGCTTTATCCAGAATG
The window above is part of the Lachnoclostridium edouardi genome. Proteins encoded here:
- a CDS encoding cysteine desulfurase family protein, with amino-acid sequence MEVYFDNSATTRSLDSVAKLVLKMMTEEYGNPSARHIMGVKAEQAVKQAAQDIAATLKVKDKEILFTSGGSESNNMALIGTALANKRGGNHIIASSIEHPSVYNTLSYLEELGFRVTYLKVDEKGHVDMDMLKNSICPETILVSIMYVNNEIGAAEPVEEIGKLIHTINPNIIFHVDGIQAYGKYIIRPKKQGIQLLSASAHKFHGPKGVGFLYIDEKVKIKPFIYGGGQQKNLRSGTENVPGIAGMGLAAKEAYTNFEGKRDHLCQLKDYMLERIKEIEGTYANSYPGLESAPQVVSISFEGVRSEVLLHALEDKGIYVSSGSACSSNHPDVSGTLQGIGVKRSLLDATLRFSFGRFNTKGEIDYCIDVLKELLPVLRRYQRG
- the thiI gene encoding tRNA uracil 4-sulfurtransferase ThiI, with the protein product MVFKSFLIKYAEIGTKGKNRYLFEDALIKQIRHALKNAEGSFKVSKESGRIYAEAESEYDYDEVIQALKRVFGIVWICPMVQIDNKDYENLKKEIVAYMDEMYPDKHITFKVDARRGDKQYPYTSEQINRDMGEVILNAFPDIKVDVHKPDVMVHIEVRTKVNIYSLMVPGAGGMPIGTNGKAMLLLSGGIDSPVAGYMIAKRGVKIDAVYFHAPPYTSERAKQKVVDLARLVARYSGPIQLHIVNFTDIQLYIYDQCPHEELTIIMRRYMMKIAERIAKETGCIGLITGESIGQVASQTMQSLAVTNEVCTLPVYRPLIGFDKQEIVDVSEKIDTFETSVLPYEDCCTIFVAKHPVTKPNLNVIKKSETKLQEKIDEMMEEAVATAEVVWCDSMP
- a CDS encoding HPr family phosphocarrier protein, translated to MKTVRICLNSIDKVKSFVNDLTKFDVDFDLVSGRYVIDAKSIMGIFSLDLSKPIDLNIHAESGVEDILQVLTPYIVQ
- the mtaB gene encoding tRNA (N(6)-L-threonylcarbamoyladenosine(37)-C(2))-methylthiotransferase MtaB, whose amino-acid sequence is MKKAALHNLGCKVNAYETEAMEQMLEQAGYEIVPFAPGADVYIINTCSVTNIADRKSRQMLHKAKKMNPDAAVVAVGCYVQAAGKELIKDEAIDLVIGNDRKNELIHILEEHFSAQKDADIIEIGNSREYEELHIDKISDHTRAFIKVQDGCNQFCSYCIIPYTRGRVRSRRPESVESEIRGLAHKGYEEIVLTGIHLSSYGTDFPKEEQISLLQLIQQLHNIEGIKRIRLGSLEPRIVTEEFARALSDMEKICPHFHLSLQSGCDSVLKRMNRRYTTEEYLEGCRILRKYFSHPAITTDVIVGFPGETEEEFETTKRFLETVHFYEMHVFKYSRRKGTRADQMEGQVAESVKAARSDKLLKLEKKMSEEFRKDYIGRELEILLEEEKELDNRKYFVGHTKEYVKAAIPKEQFKTRGFVKGKAVKMITDDILLLEV
- a CDS encoding IreB family regulatory phosphoprotein, which codes for MGDIHNTQYFKTVQDNKMDVSQILEQVYVALTEKGYNPINQIVGYIMSGDPTYITSHKNARSLIMKAERDEILEELMAVYIDTKLK
- the ruvX gene encoding Holliday junction resolvase RuvX, whose product is MRIMGLDYGSRTVGVAVCDPLGITAQGIETITREDENKLRKTFRRIEELAEQYQVEKIVLGYPKNMNNSAGERAEKTEEFMAALERRTGLPVVLWDERLTTVAANRVLMESGVRRENRKDVIDKIAAVLILQGYLDSLQEK
- a CDS encoding DUF1292 domain-containing protein — its product is MANEEKKITMETDTGERVEFYVLEETKINGKNYLLVTDAVEEDEDGECYILKDMSRAEEAQAVYEFVEDDDEIDYLYRIFSELLEDAGVDIEK
- a CDS encoding Fur family transcriptional regulator, coding for MDQESVKELLRKKGLKVTAQRMMVLEIMAEHPGEHLTAEEIYDLARTTSPDIGLATIYRTVQVLVELQLIDKVSFDDGIARYELGEQNADARHHHHHAICTKCGKVFSFEDDLLENLEKALRDSIGFEVVDHEVKLYGYCAACRENTDDRKEK
- a CDS encoding ribonuclease J, producing the protein MKKQNNKEAKVKIIPLGGLEQIGMNITAFEYEDSIIVVDCGLAFPTDDMLGIDLVIPDVTYLKQNIHKVKGFVITHGHEDHIGALPYILQEINAPVYGTKLTIGLINNKLKEHNLLRNTKRKVVKHGQSINLGCFRIEFIKTNHSIADASALAIFTPAGIILHTGDFKIDYTPVFGEAADLQRFAELGKKGVLALMCDSTNAIRPGFTMSERTVGRTFDTIFNDHRNSRIIVATFASNVDRVQQIINSAYKYGRKVVVEGRSMVNVIGTASELGYINIPDGTLIEIEQLKNYKDEQTVLITTGSQGESMAALSRMAASLHKKVSIKPGDVVILSSTPIPGNEKAVSKVINELSMKGAEVIFQDTHVSGHACQEEIKLIYSLVHPKYALPVHGEYRHLMAQKGLAESMGIPKENIVIMSSGDVVEIGQDSCSVVGHVPAGGILVDGLGVGDVGNIVLRDRQNLAQNGIIIIVLTLEKYSGQLLAGPDIVSRGFVYVRESEDLMDEARHVVVSAVEDCLYHHVNDWGKIKNIIRDSLSDYLWKKMKRNPMILPIIMEV